The Helianthus annuus cultivar XRQ/B chromosome 15, HanXRQr2.0-SUNRISE, whole genome shotgun sequence genomic sequence gacaaagataaattaaaataaataagggatAGTGGtatgggtcatgaccacacccttagggtagtggttttgggtGATGGATTAGAGGTGAGTGACATGAGACTACCATATAGCCTAATAGTTAATTAACCAGAGAATTAACGTTAATACCCCCACATGTTAAAAATGGAAAGTTAGTACCCTAAGAattgattttaaactattagtaccttagattgttactttctataaaacacagggactaactatgtaattaactctaatatagtaatacaaagtttggttttggtgATAAATAATTTGGTTATTAAAAATAGAGTTAACTACACCGTTAGTCTCTTTGGTTTATGGAAAGTAACAACCTTAGGTACTAATACTTTATAGTAACAATCTAAggttttaacttttgattttgtAACATCCTAGggccttttttttttgaaaagagaaTTTCATTAAACAACGGCAACGCAAGTCCTCAAAGCAAGGACCAACGAGCTAAACAACTAACAACAAACATCAAACCCACGGACAAGTACACCATTGTTTCCAATCGACAATCTTAATCCTAGACCTATTACGAATCCAAAAGTAAGACTTAGCTTTGATAATCTCAACAACCTCGCAAGGTTTACGCCTCTTCTTGTTGAAAATCCGATCATTGCGCTCATTCCATAACACCCAAAAAGTAGCATACACGATCCCTCTTAAAGTGTGCCTCGATTCTTTAGAGCTAGCATTACGCTCCGGAAGTTGAAGGAGATCTGAGATATCAAAAATACAACCATGCTGAATACGACACCAAGCTTCGATACGGAACCAAACTTCTTGGGAGAACATACAACCGGTGAAAAGATGAAGAGTTGTCTCCATAACTTCGTCGCAAAAACTGCAGCAGCAATGCTGGATTGAGACTCCTCGTTTTATCAGCTCCGCAATAGTCGGCAGACGGTTACGAGCGGCCCTCCATACCATAATTTTACACTTGAGAGGCACCCATCCTTTCCACTTAAAACTCGAGTTTGGATCTCCCATATTGTTGCTGGACAGAAGTTTTTTAACCGAAGATACAGAGAACAAGCCGTTTTTGTCGAATTTCCATTTCCAATCATCTTCACCGCCACGCCAAACAAAGTCATGAATATTATTTAACAACCCAAATAATTCGGTAACTTCTTCTGGAGTAGATGGATTAGACCACCAACCCCATGCCATAGACTTGGAGTTGTTATAATAGAGGATCCGATTAGATACCTTAACCCATTTATCTTTCTCGAGTCTAAATAAGTTAGGATATCTATCTCGAAGAGGTTCATTTCTCAACAAAATATCCCCCCAGAAATTTATAGAGGAGCTGTCACCTATCACCCCAACCACAAAAAGAATTGAGCTTCGAGCCGTTCGGAGCGATACATTCACCAACTTTGACTATATGTTTCCTAACACCCATGAGAAGACTTGGCACATGGAACCAAAGCCCACGGTCTACTAAATCCATGGCACCCCATAATAATCTTCTTCCACAagctatttttttcttttaagaaCCTCCACGTCCATTTTAATAAGAGCGCATCGTTGACATCTTGAAGCCTTGAAATACCCAATCCTCCTTTCTTTTTCGAAGCTGTGACAATATCCCAAGCAACCCAAGGAATCTTCTTCTCGTCACTAGAACCCGCCCAAAGAAAGCGTCTCATAATAGATTTAATAGCattaatgtaacacctcgaaattttgtgtccaataatgtgttgacacgtgtcatgagtttacacgtggtatgaaatactaaataaaggactaaagttgacaaaccttgaaagtatgt encodes the following:
- the LOC110914230 gene encoding uncharacterized protein LOC110914230; protein product: MAWGWWSNPSTPEEVTELFGLLNNIHDFVWRGGEDDWKWKFDKNGLFSVSSVKKLLSSNNMGDPNSSFKWKGWVPLKCKIMVWRAARNRLPTIAELIKRGVSIQHCCCSFCDEVMETTLHLFTGCMFSQEVWFRIEAWCRIQHGCIFDISDLLQLPERNASSKESRHTLRGIVYATFWVLWNERNDRIFNKKRRKPCEVVEIIKAKSYFWIRNRSRIKIVDWKQWCTCPWV